Within the Peromyscus maniculatus bairdii isolate BWxNUB_F1_BW_parent chromosome 2, HU_Pman_BW_mat_3.1, whole genome shotgun sequence genome, the region TAAGCATTATAGCTCGGGTGGAAAGggatcccagcaatcgggagccaaggaataccaaaGTCAACTTAAGCTTAGCAGcttacagccctgctccagggaaaggcttCCCCAGTGTAACCACTCTGCTCTCCTAGTGGAAGGTTTCCCCAGCAAAAGTGTTAAGTTCTGCTCCGCTCTTCTCCACCCTGGTTCCTGTGAATAGTTGTTACTTCTCTGTTTCTACTCCATTCCAGTGAAAGAAGGTCTCACCCAAGCCTCGTTCAAGAGATATTGGGAGGGAAtaatccaggagggtggctgcctctgccatggTGTTAaaaggcaggagcaggagcaggaggcccttgctggatcaggaacagagtgggagaacaaggaaagagagaccatgataaatgaagactccatgggaataggaagaagcagagtgctagagaagtccccagaaatccacaaagatgactccactatagactactggcaatggtcgagagggtgtctgagctgacctaccctggtgatcggatggccgaacaccctaactgccatgatagaactctctcatccagtgactgatggcagcagatgcagaaatcacagccaggccccaggcagAGCTACAAGAGTCCAATtgacgagagagaggagggattatatgaacaagagatatcaagaccatgattggtaaaagtacagagacaactagccaaactagtggaaacacataaactgtagctgaggagcccccatggaactggactaggccctttggataagtgagaaaggtatttagcttgaactgtttaggaggcccccaggcagtggaactggaacctgtccttagtgtatgagccagccttttggaacctagtgtctatgctgagatactttggTGTCTTTGAGCTTTggaacagggaggaggggactggacctgcctcaactgaatgtatcaggctctgctgactccccaagggaaggacaggagaatccgtagctgatatgtaaaacgaatagaaaaatctcttaattaaaaaaaaaaaaggcagcagcAATCTGAACAGGCACAGGGTTTagatagggcttcttaggggcagagtttctccagggagaagattttcagaGTGGGAATTGGTTGGGTTTCAATCCCCTTGAGCTTGGACAAACTCAGATTGGCTAGATTTCATGTTCAggggttggttggttttcctgctcagggattagTTGGTTTTGTGCTCCATTGCTCAGGGGCCCATTTGGCTCTGGTTTTAGgaccaaagtgtgtttctttcactgtttcACTGGCCCTTTTAGCCTTTTGGTTCTAGTTTTAGGtccagggtgttttgtttgtttgtttgttttttacgtgctctggttccagggccaaagtatgtttctttgactctggtttcagggccaggttgagtttctttcactggctttggTTCCAGGGTCCGgttgggtttctttggctggctctggttccagtgtcagggtgggtttctttggctgtcgATTTTACTCTACAACCaggacatagacacacagaccaGGCTTCTAGTTGCCAAACTGGTGACAACATTATCAGCCGCTCACTAGTATAAATAATGATAGTAACACTTTATAAGCTACTAGATAGAGGGCCATGAATTCAAACCCACATAAATTGGGCCAGTGAGATTTACTCAGCAAGTAAAGACACTTGTTACCAAGCCCAATGATGTGACTtcgatccccaggatccacacggTGGAAGAAGACAATCAGCTCCTAGAAGTTCTGCTCTGATGTCCATATGCACACCACTAAGTTTTTTAATCAGGCACAATGGCATACGCCTTtcatcccaacacttaggaggcagaggtgggtgagttctatgagttcaaggctgtcttGATCAACAGAATTCTAGGACAGACAAGGTGTCTTACATAGGGTtgctgctattgctgtgatgaaacaccatgaccaaaagcaacctgggaaggaaagggttatttgactgttcactgttcatcatcaaaggcagtcagggcaggatcctggaggcaggagctgatacagaggccatggaggggagctgtttcctggcttgctctttatggcttgctcagactttcttataggacccagggCCACTAGCCCAGAGATAGCCccacccacaaggggctgggccctcccccattaatccctaattaagaaaatgacctacaggcTTGCTTGCAGTCTGACTTTTCTGGAGTCTGATTTTATTATCTTTATGCAGTCTcaatttcttaattgaggttccttcctctcaagtgattttagcttgtatcaaattgatatagagctagctagcacACAGGGTACATAGTGAAAGCTTGTCTCGgaagaaaaaaaacctaccaCCAAAGCAGCTAGGGGATACAAGCCTGCAACTGATGCAGCTTTGAGGTTGAGGGAGGAGGGTCccgacttcaaagcctgcctagCCTCGGCTAACAgagtgagattgaggccagcctgcataACTgtacttgctcttgcagaggttccaggtttgggtcccagaacccacatagcagtTTACAATCGTGTGGGGCTCCAGTCCCATGACCTCTGaacccttcttctgacctccttgggcaccaggcatgcacacagtgcgcatacatatattcaggcaaaacacataaatcttaaaaaaaaaaaaaaaattgaagtgggTGCACTGGAGGGCTGTCTAGCATGAGAAAAGCCCTCGTTCtgcaaaaagaggaagagaaggagctggaggcagtggagcaggaggaggaaaaaggaaaagaaaaaaaaaagaggaagaggaggggaggggaaggattcAGGatggagtgtggtggtgcatgcctgttttcccagcacctgggaggaggaggcaggagaatccaagAGTTAAAGGTTaatcttggctacatagtgagttcaaggacaggctggagtacatgaaaccctgtctccaaaaaacaaaataaataaaattgttaaaaatgaTTGAGCAAGATGGGTTAGCAGATCAGGGCAGTTTCCCTGGAGAAGCCTggctgaatttgatccctggaacccacataaagtggAAGGTAGAACTAACTCcagttcatacacacaaaaataatgtatttttaatttttttcttatttttgtcagCAGTCATCATatccaacaaatatttaaaagcagCAGCATCTGGTGGCAGGTGTGGTAGCTCAGACTTGTAATtctagcgggggggggggggggggggggggcaacacaGTGCCAGTTCAAGGCTGCCTGCTACAGAGAGAGCAATtggcacaaaataaataaaaatagaagaacagAGCATCATCCTTCCCATGTCATTCCTAGGGAAGAGATGAGGCCTGAATGTAACTTCGAGGACCATGCGAGGACCACCTCACCCAGCTCTTTTAGTCCATCTGCATCTTGTTGGTCTCCCACTGACTACGCCTTGCTGTTCTTTTCCAAAAGGAGGCCTGGGCTGAGATCCACACCAACCACTACAGTGAAAGCAGCATGCCTGCCTGGCTGCAGGGATAGAGTGCTCTGTCTTCAAGTCCACACCACAGGGAGACCTTATTGTCTCAGTTAAGACAGCGAGGCTCACAGAACCCTGGAGACCAGCGGGCAGTCACACTGTGACTGGGAAGCATGGAGCCAAGACCAGATGCAAGGGCAGAGGACGCCAGAGTCTCTCTCCTCAAGAGTGTGGTGACAGCAAGCCCACTAGGCAAGGCTAGCCAAGGTCAGGAACCTGATACAATTGGGGACCTCCCATTTCCCTCGTCCCTCACCTCCCACCACTTGAGACAGATATCCAGGACAGAGAAGCCATGTGCTAGCAGAGATGTTTCCACTCACACCATAGGTGGGCCACGCCTGCAGACCCGGCAGGTGGCAGgggatgctgggggggggggaggggcgcggCAGTAACTGCTAGCCACCAGTGCTGAGAAACTCACAATGCAGCTGTGCAATTGATTCAGGGGGCAAACAAGGATGACTTGGAGGTCAGACAtatctttcttttcctattgGTGTGACTCTGAGCAGGTCACTTCACCTAGTCCCTCCGGGAAGTCCTCACCATTACAAAGGAAAGTGACCCCCATCTAGCCGGTCCTCAGTAAATGGCAGCCCTGCAGTTTCACAGTTTTGCAAGGGCCAGCAGGCCAGCCTCTCTGGAGCTATAGGAATGCAGACTGGGAGCAGGGGGCTCTGAATGGTCTTCCTCCAAAGGGGCCCCTGCGCTGgagtcacgggggggggggggggggggggggggggggacggacggacCTCCTAGACTGCACGATGATCAAAGTCTCCCAGGGACCTGGCTCCCTTCCCTGCAGCCTGTTCCTTACCGACAGCAGGAGCAGAGCCCCAAGGTTAGGCAAACACAGCAGAGATAAGGGACTTCCAGACTGGGTCATGCATTCAAGGCTTTGGCCGGCTCTCTCCGGCTGGCTCTTTGGCTCAGTGAGAACCCTGGTCTTGCATGCATGAAAGTGGGCACCAATAGAAACAAACAGCAGTCACAGCCACTGGCTGGTTGAGCGCCTGAGACCTTGGTGCCCTGGTACAGCCTAGGTTAATGACCTTGTTTATACACTTGAGTCATCCGATAAAGGGCATCCAGGCAGCGGGCAGGTGGCCCTGTGCCCTGCAATGGCCACTCCATTGACTAAAGCGATAGCAGCGCCACGTGGAGCTCcagcgcccctcccccaccgtTTCCTCCGCAGTCAGGGTCAGTGCGTGTGTGCattgtgtatgtggtgttttttttttttttttttttttttcaatgaacatGACTTCTGGAGTCAAGGTTGCTTGGCCGTTCCCCCTCCCGCCCATCGAGGATATAAATAGCACCCACAATACAGAGAGCCAGATAGCTGGGAAGAAACAGGAACAAGACACCAACCATGAACTCCAGCCAGTCTGGGGACTGCCCCTGCGAGGGCTCTGCAGGCCGCCCAGCTATTCTGTACGCACTTCTGAACCCCAGCCTCAGGGCCAGGCCCATTGCATCCGCCTCCCGAAGTCACTGCCTCTGCCAGCAGCACCGGCCCGTGCGTCTGTGTGCGCCACATCGCACCTGCCGCGAGGCCTTGGACGTCTTAGCCAAGACGgtagcattcctcaggaacctgcCATCCTTCTGCCGCCTGCCCCACGAGGACCAGCGGCGGCTGCTGGGGGTCTGCTGGAGCCCTCTCTTCCTGCTCGGGTTGGCCCAAGATACTGTGACCTTCGAGGTGGCCGAGGCTCCGGTGCCCAGtatacttaaaaaaatcttaCTGGAGAAGCCCAGCAGTGGTACCCGGGATGCCCAGCCACCAGACCGGCCACAACCCTCGCTGGCTGCTGTACGGTGGCTCCAGCGCTGTCTGGAGTCTTTCTGGAGCCTGGAGCTGGGTCCCAAGGAGTATGCCTACTTGAAAGGAACCATCCTCTTCAACCCAGGTGAGCTCCCAGACTCTCCTGGATAGGGGCCAAGCTGGGAGGGGACCCATCCCGGGAACGGGCCTTCTTGGAGCTTGACATCGACTGTCCCTTTGTATCCTTGTTAGACGCAAATAGATATCTCACAGGAGAGGCATAGAGAGATCAAGCAACTACCTGAAACcacacagcaggcagaggcagagcagggCTGGGCATGCTGGTCAAGCTAATGCAGAGGTTGCTCGTGCCGCTGGGCCTGAGAAATTCGCCCTGACTCTCAGGGACTGTGGgaaggtggagggggtggggtagaCACAGCCGTGTGGCAGCCACATCTTCAAGGGCAGGCAGTACAGTGAGGTTCTGAAGGTTAAAGTCCTCCGTGGGTTCAGAGaggccacacaaagaaaaagaatgaaagcgTGAGCGTGGGCACTCCTTGGGAAATCTAGCCGGGAGAACAGggatgtggggtggggatggggtgtcGGGGTGCGGGAGGCCATGCAGAgaattgagacagagtctcactatgtaactctggctggcctagaactcattgtgtagagcAAGTTGACTTCAAACT harbors:
- the Nr0b2 gene encoding nuclear receptor subfamily 0 group B member 2, whose amino-acid sequence is MNSSQSGDCPCEGSAGRPAILYALLNPSLRARPIASASRSHCLCQQHRPVRLCAPHRTCREALDVLAKTVAFLRNLPSFCRLPHEDQRRLLGVCWSPLFLLGLAQDTVTFEVAEAPVPSILKKILLEKPSSGTRDAQPPDRPQPSLAAVRWLQRCLESFWSLELGPKEYAYLKGTILFNPDVPGLHATCHIAHLQQEAHWALCEVLEPWYPASHGRLARILLMASTLKNIPCSLLVDLFFRPIIGDVDIAELLEDMLLLR